A genomic segment from Colletotrichum higginsianum IMI 349063 chromosome 5, whole genome shotgun sequence encodes:
- a CDS encoding Diacylglycerol kinase catalytic domain-containing protein: protein MPVMDAAGSEPRDHGLQPRHAHDAAFIDGKLSFASHRGTESVRPDEVVFVIPARPDVDSGPIICALREDSGSGDFPYQLDILAVAGDLPAELTDGLLLSHFPEHLNPEPGSREVHFVVSTKSGLGHAPKFWDAVVQPLVVLAGQKTSRGQSSTLPSEPPALDAREGKLGYNVLVTEDADSVRNFAKERWAARQHVSSNGAASPPGSETIVLLSGDGGVVDLLNGCEETHSATALPTLALLPLGTGNAAFHSLHKPLYTETGPSHMVLGLRTLFFGVPAPLPAFRASFSPGARLVSYTADPGAHAPEDVTRHDTSIDRLFGAIVASYGFHAQLVWESDTPEYRKHGSKRFGMVAQELLKESHAYAATVEVRGPDGVTKPVERETFAYALAALVSNLEKTFTISPGSGPLQGRLKLVHFGAVGGEKTMEIMMAAYKQGSHVGMRWTDGDGHEDYLGYEDAEEIRVTIGESDPRWRKVCIDGTIVEIPEGGWMAISKLERPLFRVLADRSIL from the coding sequence ATGCCCGTCATGGATGCCGCCGGCTCCGAACCCCGCGACCACGGCCTGCAACCCCGCCAcgcccacgacgccgcctTTATCGACGGCAAGTTGAGTTTCGCCTCCCACCGCGGCACCGAGTCCGTCCGCCCCGATGAGGTCGTCTTTGTCATCCCCGCCCGCCCAGATGTCGACTCGGGCCCCATCATCTGCGCACTCAGAGAGGACTCCGGGTCGGGGGATTTCCCCTACCAgctcgacatcctcgccgtcgccggcgacttGCCCGCTGAGCTGACTGACGGCCTCTTGCTTTCACACTTCCCCGAGCACCTCAACCCCGAGCCGGGCAGCCGCGAGGTGCACTTTGTCGTGTCTACCAAGTCGGGTTTGGGCCATGCGCCAAAGTTTTGggatgccgtcgtccagcccTTGGTCGTCCTTGCCGGTCAGAAGACGTCCCGGGGCCAGTCCTCGACACTGCCTTCCGAACCACCTGCCCTTGACGCTCGTGAGGGCAAGCTTGGGTACAATGTCCTGGTGACCGAGGACGCAGACAGCGTCCGCAACTTTGCAAAGGAGAGGTGGGCCGCGAGACAACACGTCTCGTCCAACGGGGCCGCCTCCCCTCCCGGATCCGAGACCATCGTCCTTCTGAGCGGCGACgggggcgtcgtcgacctcctcaACGGATGCGAGGAGACGCACTCGGCAACTGCCCTGCCaaccctcgccctcctgcCATTGGGCACCGGCAATGCCGCCTTCCACTCCCTCCACAAGCCCCTCTACACCGAGACGGGGCCCTCGCATatggtcctcggcctccgcaCCCTCTTTTTCGGCGTCCCGGCCCCGCTACCGGCCTTCCGCGCATCCTTCTCTCCGGGCGCACGGTTGGTCTCCTACACCGCCGACCCGGGCGCGCACGCTCCCGAGGACGTTACTCGCCACGACACGAGCATCGACCGCCTCTTTGGCGCCATTGTCGCCAGCTACGGCTTCCACGCGCAGCTCGTCTGGGAGAGCGACACCCCCGAGTACCGCAAGCATGGCAGCAAGCGTTTCGGCATGGTGGCTCAGGAGCTGCTGAAGGAGAGCCACGCCTACGCCGCCACGGTCGAGGTGCGCGGTCCGGACGGCGTTACGAAACCCGTCGAGAGGGAGACCTTCGCCTAcgccctcgcggccctcgTATCGAACCTGGAGAAGACGTTCACCATCTCTCCCGGCAGCGGGCCGCTGCAGGGACGGCTAAAGCTGGTGCACTTTGGCGCCGTCGGTGGGGAGAAGACGATGGAGATCATGATGGCCGCCTACAAGCAGGGGTCGCACGTTGGCATGCGGTGgaccgacggcgacggtcaTGAGGATTACCTTGGGtacgaggacgccgaggaaaTTCGAGTGACGATTGGAGAGAGCGATCCGCGGTGGCGCAAGGTGTGCATTGAcggcaccatcgtcgagaTCCCCGAGGGCGGGTGGATGGCCATTTCCAAGCTCGAGAGACCACTGTTCCGGGTCCTTGCTGATCGGTCGATATTGTAA
- a CDS encoding Sec62 family protein translocation protein: protein MSMPMPGPMQMGPNGQPMPSPEQIAAMRRQIEADAAKAGMSVPDFLNHLRQQAMQQQQAARLAQQQQGGEGGGEGEHDHDHDHGPGHQHPHQHPQQQQQAQGQPQPIRPGPPNPVALALATFLRSQDLKPRTCILNGERKDMFKVKRALRALQSPAYEKARKKNPALPEITDRASLENTFKLLPMSMLALRVTKSDPHEGHDHGPKKTKRIKGLWTVRIEPQQEAKEEMYYAWFWEGSQVKRKLYSILALILIFIVVCYPLWPLKLRLGVYYLSWGFLGLLGLFFLMAIFRVILFCVTYFVASPGLWLFPNLWEDVSFVDSFKPVWAWHDTAPKKGKKKKSASSGAANASGTFAASTGQPLPASATTTATETQIASEPSQRAGYVAPAVEELGDDEE from the exons ATGTCGATGCCAATGCCCGGCCCCATGCAGATGGGCCCCAACGGGCAGCCCATGCCCTCGCCTGAGCAGATCGCGGCAATGCGCAGACAAATAGAGGCCGATGCCGCGAAGGCTGGCATGAGTGTACCGGATTTCCTCAACCATCTCCGACAGCAAGCtatgcagcagcagcaagcgGCGCGACtcgcccagcagcagcagggcggcgagggtggcgGAGAGGGCGAGCATGATCACGACCACGATCATGGCCCTGGTCACCAGCACCCTCACCAGCacccgcagcagcagcagcaagcccAGGGCCAGCCTCAGCCCATCAGGCCTGGTCCCCCTAACCCCGTTGCGCTAGCCCTCGCCACCTTTTTGCGCAGCCAGGATCTGAAGCCCCGTACTTGTATTCTCAACGGCGAGCGCAAGGACATGTTCAAGG TCAAGCGAGCACTTCGCGCTCTGCAGTCCCCCGCCTACGAGAAGGCGCGCAAGAAGAACCCCGCGCTTCCCGAGATCACCGACCGCGCCTCTTTGGAGAACACCTTCAAGCTACTACCCATGTCAATGCTTGCGCTGCGCGTGACTAAGTCCGACCCGCACGAAGGCCACGACCACGgaccgaagaagacgaagcgcATCAAGGGTCTTTGGACCGTCCGCATCGAGCCTCAGCaagaggccaaggaggagatgTACTACGCGTGGTTCTGGGAGGGCAGCCAAGTGAAGCGCAAGCTTTACTCGATTCTCGCCCTCATCCTGATCTTCATCGTTGTCTGCTATCCTCTCTGGCCTCTTAAGCTCCGACTCGGCGTGTACTACCTCAGTTGGGGattcctcggcctgctcggcctGTTTTTCCTCATGGCCATCTTCCGTGTCATCCTGTTCTGTGTCACCTACTTCGTTGCGTCTCCCGGCCTCTGGCTATTCCCCAACCTCTGGGAGGACGTTTCATTCGTCGACAGCTTCAAGCCCGTCTGGGCCTGGCATGAC ACTGCTccgaagaagggcaagaagaagaagtcggcgTCCTCTGGTGCAGCGAACGCCAGTGGCACATTCGCTGCTTCTACCGGTCAACCTCTCCCGGCTTCCGCGACCACGACCGCCACGGAGACTCAGATTGCGTCGGAGCCCTCGCAACGTGCTGGCTATGTCGCGCCAGCTGTGGAAGAGCTGGGTGATGACGAGGAGTAA
- a CDS encoding Ribonuclease T2 family protein translates to MSRTIGFLAAAGLLRTAAAGLYAGLSTANHTCTLAEPVLSCSCGASPDKVDTCCVETYGGLVLATQFWNTHTGLESEGQKLPQDSWGIHGLWPDFCNGSYTQYCDLSRQYDPIPSPNTTTGKPDGTPVPAWTGSSFDAFVKPFERFDLLEYMNKFWIAQYTPNWVLWAHEFSKHATCFSTFDVECYGPKYQEHEEIVDFLETTVHYYKETPTWKWLADKAITPSNATAYSLADFQTALKEGHGAVPYIGCSGPRYNATEAGKGSLDNGYTQLSEAWYYFHVYGKPQRGDSVPVAADINGGRVSNCATTEGAVWYYERAEGSVQ, encoded by the exons ATGTCTCGAACCATTGGTTTTCTTGCGGCCGCCGGTCTCTTGcgtaccgccgccgccggtcttTACGCAGGATTGAGCACCGCGAACCACACTTGCACACTCG CCGAGCCCGTTTTGTCCTGCTCTTGCGGTGCGAGCCCCGACAAAGTCGACACCTGCTGCGTCGAGACCTACGGTGGCCTAGTG CTTGCGACCCAATTCTGGAACACCCACACTGGCCTCGAGTCCGAAGGCCAGAAGTTGCCCCAAGATTCGTGGGGCATCCACGGCTTGTGGCCCGATTTCTGCAACGGCTCTTACACCCAATATTGCGATCTCAGCCGCCAGTATGACCcgatcccctcccccaacaCCACGACCGGGAAGCCGGACGGTACTCCGGTCCCGGCGTGGACCGGCTCGTCTTTCGACGCCTTCGTCAAGCCATTTGAGAGGTTCGACTTGTTGGAATACATGAACAA GTTCTGGATCGCTCAGTACACCCCCAACTGGGTCCTCTGGGCCCATGAGTTCTCCAAGCACGCCACATGCTTCAGCACCTTCGATGTCGAGTGCTACGGACCCAAGTACCAGGAGCACGAGGAAATCGTCGACTTCCTCGAGACCACTGTTCACTACTACAAGGAGACCCCGACCTGGAAGTGGCTCGCCGATAAGGCCATCACGCCTTCCAATGCGACCGCCTATTCCCTCGCCGACTTCCAGACGGCCCTCAAGGAGGGCCATGGAGCGGTCCCGTACATCGGCTGCTCCGGCCCCCGCTACAACGCCACCGAAGCCGGTAAAGGCTCCCTCGACAACGGGTACACCCAGCTCAGCGAGGCCTGGTACTACTTCCACGTCTACGGCAAGCCCCAGCGTGGCGACAgcgtccccgtcgccgccgataTCAATGGTGGCCGCGTGTCGAACTGCGCAACGACGGAGGGTGCTGTCTGGTATTACGAGCGCGCCGAGGGATCGGTGCAGTAG
- a CDS encoding Copper-transporting P-type ATPase yields MGSGCCSDEPVKGQGCAGPADEVDHGHDHGHEVEADDNCAGDRNCDGAEAVPCLDENCDADTDCDSDNDDDSTCRSVKLECCNSKEENCDEKCIIAAAAVECEKTCDDDTAHDGMALHPNQSQSISELTLLGAVDHKHTHDKDGHHPASACSTHLSKAFEKYSAYLESARCICRSILDRGLPTTCCVEQQPGAAAAPVPAKPPAIAKKAREPVEAQTSAHAHGQHKHHHHHHHGIKRRGKKSSATHDHDMAIIPARDDRSDCCSGHDVGLPSAFAKGPVPLSRTAEKDVEKDAGLEHIALVVDGMTCSGCGNKLERTLKAVPGVSGVRVNFVMGNAEFMFDGAAGKAEDIIRNTERATGFHCTRMSSDDQTLDILASGAEAKMLTDLAIMGVNEVGSVDKKVVRVTYDPAVIGARTLLDKIGPLATGLAPPRNDPSVASGRKRMYDQLMKTVLSAALTVPVVVFAWGEKLEPKTRSIVSVVLATLVQLIAVPDFYKPAISSLVHSGAIEMDMLVVISITAAYVYSIIGFGFHMAGRPLDPREFFETSTLLITLILLGRLTAAFARIRAVAAVSLRSLQAATAVIVEKERDVEIDARLLQYGDKFKVLPHSTVPTDGLVMNGSSEVDESMLTGESMPVFKKQHDTVIAGTINGSGTLVVQLTRLPGKNTVTDIAELVEEAANSKPRIQDIADRVASWFVPVVTSVAIVVVVIWVIIGLKVRQQPVGKAVAQAITYAIAVLAVSCPCALGLAVPMVLVVAGGIAARGGVIIKSAECTERARRVSDVVFDKTGTITEGELDVVEEEILLAGQDEARAITKALVAGNKHPVSMAIAKYLAPRATLEVKVTDSRVIPGAGVEATLDGHIVCAGNPSWTNVNSLPSVARFQDAGMTILVITRDSDPIALFGLRTRLRPEASRVIAQLARRNIAVHLVSGDQKRAVESVAAQVGIPNVASQRTPAQKRDYVASLMSEGKLVMFVGDGTNDAVAVTQADVGVQLGSAASSSDVTRGAADVILLAGLEGIPFVLDVSRASFHRMVFNFVWSAVYNVLAILLAGGAFVPVNFSIPPAYAGLGEMVSVIPVIIAAMTMLMKRNRSEA; encoded by the exons ATGGGCTCCGGATGCTGCTCCGACGAGCCTGTCAAGGGTCAGGGATGCGCCGGCCCAGCTGACGAGGTCGACCACGGACACGACCATGGCCACgaagtcgaggccgacgacaacTGCGCCGGTGATAGGAACTGCGATGGTGCCGAGGCGGTTCCCTGCCTTGACGAGAACTGCGATGCGGATACCGACTGCGACTCTGACAATGACGATGACTCTACATGCCGCTCCGTCAAGCTTGAATGCTGCAATTCCAAGGAAGAGAACTGCGACG AAAAGTGCATcatcgccgctgccgccgttgagTGTGAGAAGACTTGCGACGACGATACCGCTCATGATGGTATGGCATTGCATCCTAACCAAAGTCAGTCCATCTCGGAACTCACGCTCCTAGGCGCTGTCGATCACAAACATACCCACGATAAGGACGGACATCATCCGGCCTCGGCTTGTAGCACCCATCTCTCTAAGGCCTTCGAGAAGTACAGCGCCTATCTTGAGTCGGCCCGTTGCATCTGTCGTAGCATCCTCGATCGCGGCTTGCCGACCACATGTTGCGTCGAACAGCAACCcggtgctgctgccgctcccGTTCCCGCGAAGCCTCCTGCTATTGCGAAAAAGGCCCGAGAGCCTGTCGAGGCGCAGACGTCCGCACATGCTCATGGTCAACACAagcatcaccaccaccaccaccacggcaTTAAGCGACGCGGCAAGAAGTCGAGCGCTACTCACGATCATGACATGGCCATCATACCCGCTCGAGACGACCGGTCTGACTGCTGCAGCGGACACGACGTCGGTCTTCCCTCTGCTTTTGCAAAAGGGCCGGTGCCCTTATCCCGAACCGCGGAGAAGGATGTCGAGAAGGATGCCGGGCTGGAGCATATCGctcttgttgttgatggcaTGACTTGTTCCGGATGCGGAAATAAGCTCGAGAGAACGCTCAAGGCTGTTCCTGGCGTTTCTGGCGTGCGTGTCAATTTCGTCATGGGCAATGCGGAGTTCATGTTCGACGGCGCTGCAGGCAAGGCCGAGGATATCATCCGCAACACGGAGCGAGCCACTGGGTTTCATTGCACCCGCATGTCAAGTGATGACCAGACGCTCGACATACTCGCCTCAGGTGCGGAAGCTAAGATGCTGACGGACCTTGCAATCATGGGTGTCAACGAAGTCGGCAGTGTCGACAAGAAGGTGGTCAGAGTTACCTACGACCCAGCAGTCATCGGAGCCAGAACCCTCCTCGACAAGATCGGACCGCTCGCGACAGGACTAGCACCGCCCCGCAATGATCCCTCCGTCGCGAGTGGAAGAAAGAGGATGTACGATCAGTTGATGAAAACGGTCCTTTCCGCAGCCCTCACCGTCCCCGTCGTGGTTTTTGCCTGGGGCGAGAAGCTTGAACCGAAGACGCGCTCCATAGTTTCGGTCGTGCTTGCGACACTGGTGCAGCTTATCGCCGTGCCCGACTTTTACAAACCAGCCATTTCATCTCTTGTGCACAGCGGTGCCATCGAAATGGACATGCTGGTCGTCATCAGCATCACTGCTGCCTATGTCTATTCAATCATTGGGTTTGGGTTTCACATGGCGGGCCGACCTTTAGACCCCCGCGAGTTTTTCGAGACAAGTACCCTACTCATTACTCTGATacttctcggccgcctcaCCGCCGCTTTCGCGCGTATTCGTGCCGTTGCAGCTGTTTCACTCCGCTCACTCCAGGCTGCCACCGCTGTCATTGTGGAAAAGGAAAGGGATGTCGAGATCGACGCTCGTCTACTTCAGTATGGCGACAAGTTCAAGGTCCTTCCACACTCAACTGTGCCCACCGACGGTTTGGTTATGAACGGCTCCAGCGAAGTAGACGAGTCTATGTTGACTGGCGAGAGCATGCCTGTCTTCAAAAAGCAGCACGATACCGTCATTGCGGGAACCATCAACGGCTCAGGAACACTGGTGGTCCAGCTCACTCGTCTTCCTGGGAAGAACACCGTGACCGACATCgcggagctcgtcgaggaagcaGCCAACTCGAAGCCGAGAATCCAGGACATTGCCGACCGCGTGGCCAGCTGGTTTGTTCCCGTCGTTACCTCAGTGGCtatcgttgtcgtcgtcatctgGGTCATTATCGGCCTCAAGGTTCGCCAACAACCAGTCGGAAAGGCAGTTGCTCAGGCAATCACCTATGCCATTGCTGTTCTCGCCGTTTCTTGCCCTTGcgctctcggcctcgccgtcccgATGGTTctggtcgtcgccggcggaATTGCTGCTCGCGGAGGCGTCATTATCAAATCGGCCGAGTGCACGGAGAGGGCTCGAAGGGTCAGCGACGTCGTATTCGACAAGACTGGGACCATCACAGAAGGAGAGCTCGACGTGGTTGAAGAAGAAATTCTACTCGCGGGCCAGGATGAAGCTCGTGCCATCAccaaggccctcgtcgcAGGCAACAAACATCCGGTATCCATGGCGATCGCCAAGTACCTCGCCCCGCGTGCAACTCTTGAAGTCAAAGTCACCGATTCCCGAGTTATCCCGGGCGCTGGTGTCGAGGCCACTCTCGATGGACATATCGTCTGTGCAGGAAACCCATCCTGGACCAATGTTAACTCTCTACCCTCCGTCGCCCGCTTCCAAGATGCAGGCATGACTATTCTGGTTATCACTCGCGACAGTGACCCTATCGCCCTTTTCGGATTGCGTACCCGTCTCCGCCCAGAGGCATCTAGAGTCATCGCCCAGCTTGCCCGCCGCAATATCGCCGTGCACCTCGTCTCCGGCGACCAAAAGCGTGCAGTCGAGTCCGTTGCCGCTCAGGTTGGAATTCCCAACGTGGCGTCCCAGCGAACCCCGGCACAGAAGCGGGATTATGTCGCTTCGCTCATGTCCGAGGGCAAGCTCGTTATGTTTGTTGGCGACGGTACCAACGATGCGGTGGCTGTCACGCAAGCAGACGTGGGTGTGCAGCTCGGCAGCGCCGCTTCATCGAGCGATGTCACCCGTGGAGCGGCGGACGTGATCCTTCTCGCAGGCCTCGAAGGCATCCCCTTCGTGCTTGATGTTAGCCGTGCCAGTTTCCACCGAATGGTCTTCAACTTTGTCTGGTCAGCCGTCTACAACGTGCTCGCGATTCTGCTTGCAGGAGGAGCCTTCGTCCCTGTCAACTTTAGCATCCCTCCTGCCTATGCGGGGCTGGGCGAGATGGTCAGCGTGATTCCCGTCATTATAGCCGCcatgacgatgctgatgaaGAGGAACCGATCCGAGGCTTGA
- a CDS encoding Prp 4 c domain-containing protein, whose protein sequence is MHIRSLASLAFVAFAAQAFAQQTKVFKRSITTGRDLGFMRRADGGYQPEDEVCNKGGNTCSEACGGGYQQCKSTDQAVHCYDPTAGETCCSTTTGNSCLTSFYCTHDTKTETFCCPNGMNLGDCATKHGVTGPLTSDVPIPTTTSVPSTSKSSTVPPTTSSSAPPTTTSSSLVATTTSTFISTSTTSEAPSTTIVSTSFSPSAGTSTAFSASNGTTLATASTRTSARGTLFPSAAATTAAASGENAGSSNGPAGMAVILGAAFVAALF, encoded by the exons ATGCATATCCGCTCTCTCGCCTCTCTGGCCTTCGTGGCCTTCGCCGCCCAGGCATTCGCCCAGCAGACCAAGGTCTTCAAGCGCAGCATCACCACGGGAAGGGATTTGGGCTTCATGCGCCGCGCCGATGGCGGCTACCAGCCCGAAGATGAGGTGTGCAACAAGGGCGGTAACACCTGCTCCGAGGCCTGCGGCGGTGGATACCAGCAGTGCAAGTCTACTGACCAGGCCGTACACTGCTATGACCCGACCGCTGGCGAGACTTGCTGTTCTACCACGACCGGAA ACTCCTGCTTGACCTCTTTCTACTGCACTCATGACACCAAGACCGAGACCTTCTGCTGTCCCAATGGCATGAACCTCGGCGATTGCGCGACCAAGCACGGCGTCACTGGCCCACTCACTTCGGACGTCCCCAttcccaccaccacctcggtGCCGTCCACCAGCAAAAGCAGCACCGTGCCCCCGACCACCAGCAGCTCAGCGCCGCCAACCACgacctcttcttcccttgTCGCTACCACCACATCCACCTTCAtctccacctccaccacaTCGGAGGCTCCCAGCACCACTATCGTCTCCACCAGCTTTTCCCCCAGCGCAGGCACCAGCACTGCCTTCTCAGCGAGCAATGGTACCACCCTGGCCACGGCGTCCACCCGCACCAGCGCAAGGGGCACCCTCTTCCCTTCGGCGGCCGCCACAACCGCGGCAGCATCCGGCGAGAACGCCGGAAGCAGCAACGGACCGGCCGGCATGGCCGTCATCCTCGGTGCCGCTTTTGTTGCTGCTCTGTTCTGA
- a CDS encoding Transcription regulator, which translates to MSDELPVPAINGGPDLVSEPSAGYRDEPFSWLQPHPIFIIVLVGPEEKPFGIQKDFLCARSTYYRDYFKQLERTTSDTVEHIVKLPQTTAEVFGLTQLFLFTGQVSEEVDTFPSYEALIGVWKLGHKLGIDGLCDKTLEAMKECRRITRQIPATPLLVQVWRDTPEGSTIRKLLLSWAAEYMRSSDARAEFAKSLPQEVLSELVVTMSSLENQPSPPAAPADTVSAEPTPRKSVHYLEEDSSEEREHLSKKNRRASAPLPASQNNNSKSITRALPPPVRKAAAVAAAAAATAPRPKPVVQKRRSIVPVSDGEITTEKKVEFCADLLDRMLSGPGFWTRLVGPFKEPVDPVEDGVPDYFNKVKKPMDLNTVKAKMSRHEYRTEDEFASDVRQIFENCYTYWTKGDPMWAACEKFQKTFEEKYAQMHKNISKMMREPVD; encoded by the exons ATGTCGGACGAGCTGCCGGTCCCCGCCATCAATGGCGGCCCCGACCTCGTTTCCGAACCCTCTGCGGGCTACCGAGACGAGCCTTTCTCGTGGCT TCAACCCCACCCGATCTTCATCATTGTGCTCGTTGGCCCTGAGGAGAAGCCCTTCGGCATCCAGAAGGACTTTTTGTGCGCCAGATCAACATACTACCGTGACTACTTTAAGCAGCTGGAGAGGACGACTTCAGACACCGTCGAGCACATCGTGAAGCTGCCTCAAACTACGGCCGAAGTGTTTGGCTTGACGCAGCTCTTTCTGTTCACAGGACAGGTCTCGGAAGAGGTCGACACGTTCCCTTCATACGAGGCGCTTATTGGGGTCTGGAAGCTGGGGCATAAGCTCGGTATTGACGGCCTATGCGACAAGACTCTCGAGGCAATGAAGGAGTGCAGACGGATTACTCGGCAGATTCCCGCCACTCCCCTTCTCGTGCAAGTATGGAGAGACACCCCGGAGGGCTCAACCATCCGCAAGCTCCTACTTTCTTGGGCAGCCGAGTACATGCGGTCGTCCGATGCTAGAGCTGAGTTCGCTAAGTCGCTTCCTCAAGAGGTTCTGAGCGAGTTGGTCGTGACCATGAGCTCTCTCGAGAACCAACCTTCCCCGCCGGCAGCTCCGGCTGATACAGTCTCCGCTGAGCCGACCCCTCGGAAGAGTGTGCACTATCTCGAGGAGGATAGTAGTGAGGAGCGAGAGCACCTCTCCAAGAAGAACCGACGCGCTTccgcgccgttgccggcttCGCAAAACAACAACTCCAAGTCCATTACCCGCGCCCTGCCTCCACCCGTCCGCAAGGCTGCGGctgtggctgctgctgcggctgctaCGGCACCGCGCCCGAAGCCTGTGGTCCAGAAGCGTCGCAGCATCGTTCCGGTATCGGATGGTGAGATCACCACTGAAAAGAAGGTTGAGTTTTGTGCGGATCTTCTTGACAGGATGCTTTCAGGGCCCG GCTTCTGGACCAGACTGGTGGGCCCTTTCAAGGAGCCTGTCGACCCCGTTGAGGACGGAGTTCCCGACTACTTCAATAAGGTCAAGAAGCCCATGGACCTCAACACTGTCAAGGCCAAGATGTCGCGCCACGAGTACCGGACCGAGGACGAGTTCGCCTCCGACGTGCGCCAGATCTTCGAAAACTGCTACACGTATTGGACCAAAGGGGATCCCATGTGGGCTGCCTGTGAGAAGTTTCAGAAAACATTTGAGGAGAAGTATGCCCAAATGCACAAGAACATCTCCAAGATGATGCGTGAGCCGGTCGACTGA
- a CDS encoding Glucose/galactose transporter: MFGKNQEPEVAEVLEQRQPSAAEAAQNQHRMSVSNRGLTGASALTVRQSIVPITLVTVLFFLWGFAYGLLDVLNSKFQIALNITAAKAGGLQGAYFGAYFIGPLTYSGWIVRKFGYRWTFITGLCIYGVGALMFWPSAVYRSFPGFCGSLFIVGSGLSTLETSANPFIATCGPPRLSEFRLELSQSFQAVGSVIAPLLAARVFFSHTEPNDLSKVQWTYLGIAAFVFLLAVIFFFANIPEVTDADMALQAELSAGLTGFVDKPMKKQYKLFFGVAAQFCYVGAQVAVASQFISYAVESAGLSHSQASDRYAIGQGLFAIGRFAAAGLMMIVKPRLVLMVFMTGIMVFIALAIGLKGETGIAMLSLVLFFESCIFPTIFTTAIRGLGRHTKRGSSWIVASVCGGALFPSLTGLLADSRDYHIAMIVPLCGFIVAFAYPIFLNTVWKAELDGFSASKIGYTDEHGIIGDAGREEIENDKSDSKHLEA; the protein is encoded by the exons ATGTTCGGCAAGAACCAGGAGCCAGAGGtggccgaggtgctcgagCAGCGCCAACCCagcgcggccgaggcggcccaGAACCAGCATCGCATGTCCGTCTCTAACAGAGGTCTTACAGGCGCGTCGGCCTTGACTGTGAGACAGTCCATCGTGCCCATCACCCTGGTCaccgtcctcttcttcctctggGGCTTTGCT tacggcctcctcgacgttcTCAACTCCAAGTTCCAGATCGCCCTCAACATCACtgccgccaaggccggcggcctccAGGGCGCCTACTTCGGCGCCTACTTCATTGGCCCCCTGACCTACTCGGGCTGGATCGTGCGCAAATTCGGCTACCGCTGGACCTTCATCACCGGTCTGTGCATctacggcgtcggcgccctcaTGTTCTGGCCCTCGGCTGTCTACCGTTCCTTTCCCGGCTTCTGCGGCTCCCTCTTCATCGTTGGCTCCGGCCTGTCAACGCTCGAGACCTCGGCCAACCCCTTCATTGCCACCTGCGGTCCCCCGCGCCTCTCCGAATTCCGTCTCGAGCTCAGCCAGTCGTTCCAGGCCGTCGGCTCCGTCATCGCCccgctcctcgccgcccgcgttTTCTTCTCGCACACGGAGCCGAACGATCTGTCCAAGGTGCAATGGACGTACCTTGGTATCGCGGCCTTTGTCTTCTTGCTCG CTGTGATCTTTTTCTTCGCCAACATCCCCGAGGTCACTGATGCCGACATGGCCCTGCAGGCCGAGCTGAGCGCGGGCCTCACCGGCTTCGTTGACAAGCCGATGAAGAAGCAGTACaagctcttcttcggcgtcgccgcccagtTCTGCTATGTGGGAGCCCAGGTTGCCGTCGCCTCGCAATTCATCTCATACGCCGTCGAGTCCGCCGGGCTGTCGCACTCGCAGGCCAGCGATCGGTACGCCATCGGCCAGGGTCTCTTCGCCATCGGGCGTTTCGCGGCCGCTGGACTGATGATGATTGTCAAGCCTCGTCTCGTACTCATGGTCTTCATGACGGGCATCATGGTGTTCATCGCGCTCGCCATCGGACTGAAGGGAGAGACCGGCATTGCGATGCTGTCCCTGGTGCTCTTCTTCGAGTCGTGCATCTTCCCGACCATCTTCACGACGGCAATTCGCGGCCTCGGCAGGCATACAAAGCGAGGTAGTTCTTGGATTGTTGCATCGG TTTGCGGTGGTGCCCTTTTCCCCAGTCTCACTGGTCTCCTGGCGGATTCTCGGGACTACCACATTGCCATGATCGTGCCTCTCTGCGGCTTCATCGTCGCCTTTGCCTACCCCATCTTCTTGAATACGGTCTGGAAAGCGGAGCTGGACGGCTTCAGCGCCAGCAAGATTGGCTACACTGATGAGCACGGTATCATCGGCGACGCGGGAAGAGAGGAGATTGAGAATGACAAGTCCGATTCCAAGCACTTGGAGGCGTAG